A window of Methanobacterium formicicum DSM 3637 contains these coding sequences:
- a CDS encoding class III signal peptide-containing protein yields the protein MSFLKDEGGQGAAEYILLFGGVIVIAIAALLIYRAYFSGNSGLNASQDVNTIRTTSSLK from the coding sequence ATGAGCTTTTTAAAAGACGAAGGTGGACAAGGAGCAGCTGAATATATTTTATTGTTTGGTGGAGTTATCGTTATTGCAATAGCTGCATTACTGATCTACAGGGCATACTTCAGTGGCAACTCTGGATTAAATGCCAGTCAGGATGTTAACACCATAAGAACTACAAGTTCACTGAAATAA